A genome region from Anastrepha obliqua isolate idAnaObli1 chromosome 4, idAnaObli1_1.0, whole genome shotgun sequence includes the following:
- the LOC129244696 gene encoding vesicular inhibitory amino acid transporter isoform X2: MQTARQHIPEKKDYEQPGSNTTRATAQQNFNSHPQGMIPAGAGEGQYQAQIAENPTELNPFRNPNGWMDTDNGECKNEEYQNTSFIANEYDGRYQQTDGFRQASVASDGSSFVCEGEGGGGTNIDEYQAAWNVTNAIQGMFIVSLPFSVLHGGYWAIIAMVGIAYICCYTGKILVECLYEPDPNTGQMIRVRDSYVSIAKVCFGPKLGARAVSIAQLIELLMTCILYVVVCGDLLAGTYPQGSFDSRSWMLFVGIFLLPMGFLKSLKMVSTLSFWCTMSHIVINAVILGYCILQITEWGWSKVRWSIDMENFPISLGVIVFSYTSQIFLPSLEGSMTDRSKFSWMLDWSHIAAAIFKAGFGYICFLTFQDDTQQVITNNLHSQGFKGLVNFFLVIKALLSYPLPYYAACELLERNFFRGPPKTKYPTIWHLDGELKVWGLVFREGVIISTVLMAIFIPHFSILMGFIGSFTGTMLSFIWPCYFHLKLKGHLLTQKQIIKDKLIIGLGVGFGVIGIYDSGNALVNAFQIGLPF, translated from the exons CCCAAATTGCTGAAAACCCGACCGAACTGAATCCTTTTCGCAATCCAAATGGATGGATGGACACAGACAATGGCGAATGCAAGAATGAGGAATATCAGAATACCTCCTTTATTGCAAACGAATATGACGGAAGATATCAACAAACAGATGGATTTAG GCAAGCAAGTGTTGCCTCGGACGGTAGCTCATTTGTGTGTGAAGGCGAAGGTGGCGGTGGCACAAATATCGACGAATATCAGGCCGCATGGAATGTTACTAATGCCATTCAAGGAATGTTTATCGTCTCGTTGCCGTTTTCGGTGCTGCACGGAGGTTATTGGGCCATCATAGCAATGGTCGGCATCGCTTATATCTGCTGTTATACGGGAAAAATTCTAGTGGAGTGCTTATACGAACCCGACCCCAACACCGGTCAAATGATACGCGTGCGCGACAGCTACGTTTCGATTGCAAAGGTCTGTTTTGGCCCAAAACTAGGCGCTCGTGCTGTTAGCATCGCACAACTGATCGAACTACTTATGACTTGCATTCTTTATGTGGTTGTGTGTGGTGATTTATTGGCAGGCACTTATCCACAAGGCTCGTTTGATTCGCGATCTTGGATGTTGTTCGTAGGCATATTCTTGTTGCCCATGGGCTTTctgaaatcattgaaaatggTATCCACTCTTTCGTTCTGGTGCACCATGTCTCACATTGTGATCAATGCCGTCATTCTAGGTTACTGCATATTACAGATTACAGAATGGGGTTGGTCGAAAGTACGATGGAGCATTGATATGGAGAATTTTCCCATTTCATTAGGTGTCATTGTCTTTTCATATACTTCCCAGATATTTTTACCGTCTCTCGAAGGAAGTATGACCGATCGTTCGAAGTTCAGCTGGATGTTAGATTGGTCGCATATAGCAGCAGCGATTTTCAAAGCCGGTTTTGGGTACATCTGTTTTCTAACTTTCCAAGATGACACCCAACAAGTAATTACAAACAACCTCCATTCGCAAGGTTTTAAGGGattagtgaatttttttttggtaataaagGCATTACTGAGCTACCCATTGCCATACTATGCTGCATGCGAACTACTCGAACGAAATTTTTTCCGCGGACCACCCAAAACGAAATATCCCACAATTTGGCATCTGGATGGGGAACTAAAAGTTTGGGGACTGGTGTTTCGAGAAGGCGTGATAATTTCCACAGTTTTGATGGCGATTTTCATACCACATTTCTCTATTTTGATGGGATTTATTGGCAGTTTTACGGGAACGATGCTGAGCTTTATTTGGCCGTGCTATTTCCATTTGAAACTGAAGGGCCATCTATTGacccaaaaacaaattataaaagacAAACTCATCATCGGTCTCGGTGTCGGTTTCGGCGTAATAGGCATTTACGATTCTGGCAATGCATTAGTCAATGCCTTTCAAATCGGATTACCATTTTAA